A stretch of Desulfobacter hydrogenophilus DNA encodes these proteins:
- a CDS encoding fumarylacetoacetate hydrolase family protein, giving the protein MMIYKHVFNDGSVCDLPVGKVVCVGRNYVDHIKELDNPMPTEPILFIKPATSLQPISQPIVIPDFTKDCHNETELAVLIGKKITRAGRDEVEAAVAGYALALDLTLRDVQKSLKEKGLPWEKAKAFDGSCPITPFTGPDDLANPQDTRLKLEVNGQVRQDESTKLMINKIFDLIVYMSGFFTLLPGDVVLTGTPAGVAALKSGDKLALELDGRFGFSASVA; this is encoded by the coding sequence ATGATGATATATAAACATGTATTTAACGATGGGTCGGTGTGCGACCTGCCGGTGGGAAAGGTGGTTTGTGTCGGTCGCAATTATGTAGACCATATCAAGGAATTGGACAATCCCATGCCCACGGAACCTATTTTGTTTATCAAACCTGCAACATCACTGCAGCCGATCAGTCAGCCGATTGTGATCCCTGATTTTACCAAGGATTGCCACAATGAGACGGAATTGGCCGTGTTGATCGGCAAAAAGATTACCCGGGCAGGTCGGGACGAGGTAGAGGCGGCTGTTGCAGGTTATGCGCTTGCATTGGATCTGACCCTGCGGGATGTCCAGAAATCGCTGAAGGAAAAAGGGCTGCCCTGGGAAAAGGCAAAAGCATTCGACGGGTCCTGTCCAATCACTCCCTTTACTGGACCCGACGACCTTGCCAATCCCCAGGATACACGATTAAAGCTGGAAGTGAATGGTCAGGTGCGTCAGGATGAGAGTACAAAGTTGATGATTAACAAAATCTTTGACCTGATCGTCTACATGTCCGGTTTTTTTACGCTGTTGCCAGGAGATGTTGTCCTTACCGGGACCCCGGCCGGTGTGGCCGCTTTAAAATCAGGTGACAAGCTGGCGTTGGAGCTTGACGGCCGGTTTGGCTTTTCTGCATCTGTTGCATGA